A portion of the Streptomyces erythrochromogenes genome contains these proteins:
- the hisB gene encoding imidazoleglycerol-phosphate dehydratase HisB, producing the protein MSRIGRVERTTKETSVVVEINLDGTGQVDVSTGVGFYDHMLDQLGRHGLFDLTVKTEGDLHIDSHHTIEDTALALGAAFRQALGDKVGIYRFGNCTVPLDESLAQVTVDLSGRPYLVHTEPENMAPMIGSYDTTMTRHIFESFVAQAQIALHIHVPYGRNAHHIVECQFKALARALRYAAEFDPRAAGILPSTKGAL; encoded by the coding sequence ATGAGCCGCATCGGACGGGTCGAACGGACCACCAAGGAGACCTCCGTCGTCGTCGAGATAAACCTCGACGGAACCGGCCAGGTCGACGTCTCGACGGGTGTGGGCTTCTACGACCACATGCTCGACCAGCTCGGCCGCCACGGCCTCTTCGACCTCACCGTCAAGACCGAAGGCGACCTGCACATCGACTCCCACCACACCATCGAGGACACCGCCCTCGCGCTCGGCGCCGCCTTCAGGCAGGCCCTCGGCGACAAGGTGGGCATCTACCGCTTCGGCAACTGCACCGTGCCGCTCGACGAGTCCCTCGCCCAGGTCACCGTCGACCTGTCCGGCCGCCCCTACCTCGTGCACACCGAGCCCGAGAACATGGCGCCGATGATCGGCTCCTACGACACGACGATGACCCGGCACATCTTCGAGTCCTTCGTCGCGCAGGCCCAGATCGCGCTGCACATCCACGTCCCGTACGGCCGCAACGCCCACCACATCGTGGAGTGCCAGTTCAAGGCCCTCGCCCGCGCGCTGCGCTACGCCGCCGAGTTCGACCCGCGCGCCGCAGGCATCCTGCCCTCCACGAAGGGCGCCCTCTAG
- the hisH gene encoding imidazole glycerol phosphate synthase subunit HisH: MSTARPTKKVVVFDYGFGNVRSAERALARVGADVEITRDYDKAMDADGLLVPGVGAFSACMQGLKDVRGDWIIGRRLSGGRPVMGICVGMQILFERGIEHGVETSGLDEWPGTVGPLKAPIVPHMGWNTVEAPADSQAFAGLDADARFYFVHSYAARDWSLEVTNPLIRAPKVTWATHGERFVAAVENGALWATQFHPEKSGDAGAQLLTNWIETL, from the coding sequence ATGAGCACAGCACGCCCCACCAAGAAGGTCGTCGTCTTCGACTACGGCTTCGGCAACGTCCGCTCCGCCGAACGCGCCCTCGCGCGCGTCGGCGCGGACGTCGAGATCACCCGCGACTACGACAAGGCCATGGACGCCGACGGACTCCTCGTCCCCGGCGTCGGCGCCTTCTCCGCATGCATGCAGGGCCTCAAGGACGTCCGCGGCGACTGGATCATCGGCCGCCGCCTCTCCGGCGGCCGCCCGGTCATGGGCATCTGCGTCGGCATGCAGATCCTCTTCGAGCGCGGCATCGAGCACGGCGTGGAGACTTCAGGCCTCGACGAGTGGCCCGGCACCGTCGGCCCGCTCAAGGCCCCGATCGTCCCCCACATGGGCTGGAACACCGTCGAGGCCCCGGCCGACAGCCAGGCCTTCGCCGGCCTGGACGCCGACGCCCGGTTCTACTTCGTGCACTCCTACGCGGCGCGCGACTGGTCCCTCGAGGTCACCAACCCGCTGATCCGCGCACCCAAGGTCACCTGGGCCACCCACGGCGAACGCTTCGTCGCGGCGGTGGAGAACGGGGCCCTGTGGGCCACCCAGTTCCACCCCGAGAAGTCCGGCGACGCCGGCGCCCAGCTCCTCACCAACTGGATCGAGACCCTCTGA
- the priA gene encoding bifunctional 1-(5-phosphoribosyl)-5-((5-phosphoribosylamino)methylideneamino)imidazole-4-carboxamide isomerase/phosphoribosylanthranilate isomerase PriA, with amino-acid sequence MPNTLELLPAVDVRDGQAVRLVHGVSGSETSYGSPLQAALAWQAAGAEWLHLVDLDAAFGTGDNRALVAEITRAMDIKVELSGGIRDDASLAAALATGCTRVNLGTAALETPEWAAKAIAEHGDKIAIGLDVRGTTLKGRGWTSEGGDLYETLARLDSEGCARYVVTDIGKDGTLTGPNLELLKNVCAATDRPVVASGGVSSLDDLRALSELVPLGVEGAIVGKALYAKAFTLEEALKVVSA; translated from the coding sequence ATGCCGAACACGCTCGAACTCCTTCCCGCGGTCGACGTCCGCGACGGCCAGGCCGTCCGCCTCGTCCACGGCGTCTCCGGCAGCGAGACCTCCTACGGCTCCCCGCTGCAGGCGGCCCTCGCCTGGCAGGCCGCCGGCGCCGAGTGGCTCCACCTGGTCGACCTGGACGCCGCCTTCGGCACCGGCGACAACCGCGCCCTGGTCGCCGAGATCACCCGCGCCATGGACATCAAGGTCGAGCTGTCCGGCGGCATCCGCGACGACGCCTCGCTCGCCGCGGCCCTCGCCACCGGCTGCACCCGCGTCAACCTCGGCACCGCCGCCCTGGAGACCCCCGAGTGGGCCGCCAAGGCCATCGCCGAGCACGGCGACAAGATCGCCATCGGCCTCGACGTACGCGGCACCACCCTCAAGGGCCGCGGCTGGACCAGCGAGGGCGGCGACCTCTACGAGACCCTCGCCCGCCTCGACTCCGAGGGCTGCGCCCGGTACGTCGTCACCGACATCGGCAAGGACGGCACGCTCACCGGCCCCAACCTGGAGCTGCTGAAGAACGTCTGCGCCGCCACCGACCGGCCCGTCGTCGCCTCCGGCGGCGTCTCCTCCCTGGACGACCTGCGGGCCCTGTCCGAGCTGGTGCCGCTGGGCGTCGAGGGCGCGATCGTCGGCAAGGCCCTGTACGCCAAGGCCTTCACCCTGGAAGAAGCCCTGAAGGTGGTCTCCGCATGA
- a CDS encoding RidA family protein → MSSSPDTGAVRRISSGGPYEDVIAYSRAVQLPNGLVLVSGCTAADAGGPYDQTIAAFGVAFKALAQAGLGPEDVVRTRMYLTHARDVDDAGRAHKELFDAVRPAATMLIVSGFVDPSMVVEVEVEAYKAVPA, encoded by the coding sequence ATGAGCAGCTCCCCCGACACCGGCGCCGTACGCCGCATCTCCTCCGGCGGCCCCTACGAGGACGTCATCGCGTACTCCCGCGCCGTGCAGCTGCCGAACGGCCTCGTGCTGGTCTCCGGCTGCACCGCGGCCGACGCGGGCGGCCCGTACGACCAGACCATCGCCGCCTTCGGCGTCGCCTTCAAGGCCCTCGCCCAGGCCGGCCTCGGCCCCGAGGACGTCGTCCGCACCCGCATGTACCTGACGCACGCCCGCGACGTGGACGACGCGGGCCGCGCCCACAAGGAACTCTTCGACGCGGTCCGCCCGGCCGCGACGATGCTCATCGTCTCCGGCTTCGTCGACCCGTCGATGGTCGTCGAGGTGGAGGTCGAGGCGTACAAGGCGGTGCCCGCATGA
- the hisF gene encoding imidazole glycerol phosphate synthase subunit HisF produces MSLAVRVIPCLDVDNGRVVKGVNFQNLRDAGDPVEMAKLYDAEGADELTFLDITASSGNRETTYDVVRRTAEQVFIPLTVGGGVRTADDVDKLLRAGADKVGVNTAAIARPELIQEIAERFGRQVLVLSVDARRTESGTFEVTTHGGRRGTGLDAVEWAHRAAELGAGEILLNSMDADGTKDGYDTEMIAAVRKHVTVPVIASGGAGRLADFAPAIEAGADAVLAASVFHFGDLRISEVKTALREAGHPVR; encoded by the coding sequence ATGAGCCTCGCCGTACGCGTGATCCCCTGCCTGGACGTGGACAACGGCCGCGTCGTCAAGGGCGTCAACTTCCAGAACCTGCGCGACGCGGGCGACCCGGTGGAGATGGCCAAGCTGTACGACGCCGAAGGCGCCGACGAGCTGACCTTCCTCGACATCACCGCGTCCTCCGGGAACCGCGAGACCACCTATGACGTGGTGCGCCGCACGGCCGAGCAGGTCTTCATCCCGCTGACCGTGGGCGGCGGCGTCCGCACGGCCGACGACGTCGACAAGCTGCTGCGCGCGGGAGCGGACAAGGTGGGCGTGAACACGGCCGCCATCGCCCGCCCCGAGCTGATCCAGGAGATCGCGGAGCGGTTCGGCCGGCAGGTCCTCGTCCTGTCGGTCGACGCCCGCCGCACCGAGTCCGGCACCTTCGAGGTCACCACGCACGGCGGCCGCCGGGGCACCGGCCTCGACGCCGTCGAGTGGGCCCACCGGGCCGCGGAGCTGGGCGCCGGGGAGATCCTGCTGAACTCGATGGACGCCGACGGCACGAAGGACGGCTACGACACGGAGATGATCGCGGCGGTCCGCAAGCACGTCACCGTGCCGGTGATCGCCTCGGGCGGCGCGGGCCGCCTCGCGGACTTCGCCCCGGCGATCGAGGCGGGCGCGGACGCGGTGCTCGCGGCGTCGGTCTTCCACTTCGGCGACCTGCGCATCTCCGAGGTCAAAACGGCCCTCCGCGAAGCGGGCCACCCCGTCCGCTAG
- a CDS encoding TIGR03085 family metal-binding protein, translating to MSTHAKRERLLLADLLEAAGPEAPTLCTGWRCRDLAAHVVVRERRPDAAGGLVLNVLKGRLDAAMAEYTAKPYEELIQLIRTGPPRMSLYALKQIDEAANAVEFYVHAEDVRRAQPDWSPRELDRVFSDALWSRLERMARLTGRRSPVGLVLRRPNGQTAVAHKGAPVVTVTGEPGELTLFCFGRQASAAVTLDGEKEAVAKLTVAELGL from the coding sequence ATGTCTACCCATGCGAAGCGTGAACGCCTGCTGCTGGCGGACTTGTTGGAGGCGGCCGGTCCGGAGGCCCCCACGCTGTGCACCGGCTGGAGGTGCCGCGACCTGGCCGCGCACGTGGTGGTGCGGGAGCGGCGGCCGGACGCGGCGGGCGGCCTGGTGCTGAACGTGCTGAAGGGGCGGCTGGACGCGGCGATGGCCGAGTACACGGCCAAGCCGTACGAGGAGCTCATCCAGCTGATCCGGACCGGGCCGCCGCGGATGTCGCTGTACGCGCTGAAGCAGATCGACGAGGCGGCGAACGCGGTGGAGTTCTACGTCCACGCGGAGGACGTCCGCCGGGCCCAGCCGGACTGGTCCCCGCGGGAGCTGGACCGGGTGTTCTCGGACGCGCTGTGGTCCCGCCTGGAGAGGATGGCCCGGCTGACGGGGCGGCGCTCGCCGGTGGGCCTGGTGCTGAGGCGTCCGAACGGGCAGACGGCGGTGGCGCACAAGGGTGCGCCGGTGGTGACGGTGACGGGCGAGCCGGGGGAACTGACGCTGTTCTGCTTCGGCCGGCAGGCGTCGGCCGCGGTGACGCTGGACGGCGAGAAGGAGGCCGTCGCGAAGCTGACGGTGGCGGAGCTGGGCCTCTAG
- the hisI gene encoding phosphoribosyl-AMP cyclohydrolase has protein sequence MSTTPRPGNLDPAIAARLKRSADGLVPAIAQQYDTGEVLMLGWMDDEALHRTLTTGRCTYWSRSRQEYWVKGDTSGHFQHVKSVALDCDADTVLVQVDQVGAACHTGSRTCFDDDVLLRAAD, from the coding sequence ATGAGTACGACCCCCCGCCCCGGCAACCTCGACCCCGCCATCGCCGCGCGCCTCAAGCGCTCCGCCGACGGCCTGGTACCGGCCATCGCCCAGCAGTACGACACCGGTGAGGTGCTCATGCTCGGGTGGATGGACGACGAGGCCCTGCACCGCACCCTGACCACCGGCCGCTGCACGTACTGGTCCCGCAGCCGCCAGGAGTACTGGGTGAAGGGGGATACGTCCGGCCACTTCCAGCACGTCAAGTCCGTCGCCCTCGACTGCGACGCCGACACCGTGCTCGTCCAGGTCGACCAGGTCGGAGCCGCCTGCCACACCGGATCCCGCACCTGTTTCGACGACGACGTCCTCCTCCGCGCAGCCGACTAG
- a CDS encoding anthranilate synthase component I, with protein MDLETFRKLAADRRVIPVSRKLLADGDTPVGLYRKLAAERPGTFLLESAENGRSWSRYSFVGVRSDATLTVRDGRAHWIGTPPVGVPTDGDPLDALRATVEALHTPRDLAGGMPPFTGGMVGYLGYDIVRRLERIGEHGSDDLELPELTMLLTSDLAVLDHWDGTVQLIANAINHNDLDSGVDEAHADAVARLDAMEADLARPAPYVPAPLPASELPEFSALWGGEKYQAAVEDIKERIRAGEAFQVVPSQRFETSCKASALDVYRVLRATNPSPYMYLFRFENGFDVVGSSPEALVKVEDGRAMVHPIAGTRHRGATPQEDNDLAEELLADPKERAEHLMLVDLGRNDLGRVCEPGSVEVVDFMSIERYSHVMHIVSTVTGRVAEGKTAFDVLTACFPAGTLSGAPKPRAMQIIEELEPSRRGLYGGCVGYLDFAGDSDTAIAIRTALLRDGTAYVQAGAGVVADSVPELEDNECRNKAAAVLRAVAAANRLSGS; from the coding sequence ATGGATCTTGAGACGTTCCGCAAGCTCGCGGCCGACCGCCGCGTCATCCCCGTGAGCCGCAAGCTGCTCGCCGACGGGGACACGCCCGTCGGGCTCTACCGCAAGCTGGCCGCCGAACGCCCCGGCACCTTCCTCCTGGAGTCCGCGGAGAACGGCCGGTCCTGGTCCCGGTACTCCTTCGTCGGGGTCCGCAGCGACGCCACCCTGACCGTCCGGGACGGCCGCGCGCACTGGATCGGCACCCCGCCCGTGGGCGTACCCACCGACGGCGACCCCCTCGACGCCCTGCGCGCGACCGTCGAGGCCCTGCACACCCCCCGCGACCTCGCGGGCGGCATGCCCCCCTTCACCGGCGGCATGGTCGGCTACCTCGGCTACGACATCGTGCGCCGCCTGGAGCGCATCGGCGAGCACGGCAGCGACGACCTGGAGCTGCCCGAGCTGACGATGCTGCTCACCTCCGACCTCGCGGTGCTGGACCACTGGGACGGCACCGTCCAGCTCATCGCCAACGCCATCAACCACAACGACCTCGACTCCGGGGTCGACGAGGCCCACGCGGACGCCGTGGCCCGCCTCGACGCCATGGAGGCGGACCTGGCGAGGCCCGCGCCCTACGTCCCGGCCCCGCTGCCCGCCTCCGAGCTGCCCGAGTTCTCCGCCCTGTGGGGCGGCGAGAAGTACCAGGCGGCCGTCGAGGACATCAAGGAGCGCATCCGGGCCGGCGAGGCCTTCCAGGTGGTGCCCTCGCAGCGGTTCGAGACCTCCTGCAAGGCCTCCGCGCTGGACGTCTACCGGGTGCTGCGCGCCACCAACCCGTCCCCTTACATGTACCTCTTCCGCTTCGAGAACGGCTTCGACGTGGTCGGCTCCAGCCCCGAGGCGCTGGTCAAGGTCGAGGACGGGCGGGCCATGGTCCACCCCATCGCCGGCACCCGCCACCGGGGCGCGACCCCGCAGGAGGACAACGACCTCGCCGAGGAGCTGCTGGCCGACCCCAAGGAGCGCGCCGAGCACCTGATGCTCGTCGACCTGGGCCGCAACGACCTCGGCCGGGTCTGCGAGCCGGGATCGGTCGAGGTCGTCGACTTCATGTCGATCGAGCGCTACTCCCACGTCATGCACATCGTCTCCACCGTGACGGGGCGCGTGGCCGAGGGGAAGACCGCCTTCGACGTGCTCACCGCCTGCTTCCCGGCCGGCACCCTCTCCGGGGCGCCCAAGCCGCGCGCCATGCAGATCATCGAGGAGCTGGAGCCCTCCCGCCGCGGCCTCTACGGCGGCTGCGTGGGCTACCTGGACTTCGCCGGCGACTCCGACACCGCCATCGCCATCCGTACGGCGCTGCTGCGCGACGGCACGGCGTACGTGCAGGCCGGAGCCGGTGTCGTCGCCGACTCGGTGCCCGAGCTGGAGGACAACGAGTGCCGCAACAAGGCCGCCGCCGTGCTGCGCGCGGTGGCAGCGGCGAACCGCCTGAGCGGCTCCTGA
- a CDS encoding TIGR02234 family membrane protein, with translation MGYVSAVPPPRSDASAEPEAPDSRSSRRSVAAALLLGALGATVVLLASGRVWARGTAAIGSDSLQLSADGRAVTGLPAALAIVGLAALVAVFAVRGKGRLLVSGLLALSGLGAALSALFGSDGRSALDAQAARTTADSAAHVAGLTQTTWPYVTAAGAVLILAAGLLALRFGRGWPSMGGRYERDGSPRPRAVAAVDPDRPEDLWKALDRGEDPTTGPSGDRTR, from the coding sequence GTGGGGTACGTGAGTGCCGTGCCCCCGCCCCGATCCGATGCCTCCGCCGAGCCCGAGGCCCCCGACAGCCGCAGCAGCCGCCGCAGCGTGGCCGCGGCGCTGCTGCTCGGCGCGCTCGGCGCCACCGTCGTCCTGCTCGCCTCCGGCCGGGTCTGGGCCCGGGGCACGGCCGCCATCGGCAGCGATTCGCTCCAGCTCAGCGCCGACGGGCGGGCCGTGACCGGGCTCCCGGCGGCCCTGGCCATCGTCGGCCTGGCCGCGCTGGTCGCCGTCTTCGCCGTACGCGGCAAGGGACGGCTGCTGGTGTCGGGCCTGCTGGCGCTCAGCGGCCTCGGCGCGGCGCTGTCCGCCCTCTTCGGCTCCGACGGCCGCAGCGCCCTGGACGCGCAGGCCGCCCGTACGACCGCGGACAGCGCGGCGCACGTGGCCGGCCTGACCCAGACCACGTGGCCGTACGTCACGGCCGCCGGGGCGGTCCTGATCCTGGCCGCCGGACTGCTGGCGCTGCGCTTCGGCCGCGGCTGGCCCTCGATGGGCGGCCGCTACGAGCGTGACGGCAGCCCCCGTCCGCGGGCCGTCGCGGCGGTGGATCCGGACCGGCCTGAAGATCTGTGGAAGGCTCTGGACCGCGGCGAGGACCCGACCACGGGTCCGAGCGGCGACCGGACCCGCTGA
- a CDS encoding HGxxPAAW family protein — protein MAGTSHGHTPAAWTGVIIAFIGFCISGAFMVLANPLGFWAGMVVVVLGGVVGLAMRAAGMGAPKAAHKDLADVIAANKVPAKA, from the coding sequence ATGGCGGGCACTAGCCACGGACACACCCCGGCCGCCTGGACCGGTGTCATCATCGCCTTCATCGGTTTCTGCATCTCCGGCGCCTTCATGGTGCTCGCCAACCCCCTCGGGTTCTGGGCCGGGATGGTCGTCGTCGTGCTCGGCGGTGTCGTCGGCCTGGCGATGAGGGCCGCGGGCATGGGCGCGCCGAAGGCCGCCCACAAGGACCTCGCCGACGTCATCGCCGCGAACAAGGTCCCTGCCAAGGCCTGA
- a CDS encoding DUF2752 domain-containing protein: protein MSGENQQVDASSTPDAVPGPQTGPAAPAVPAERASRARRLAAPALYLAAAGAAFAYVGAVDPNEPGHYPVCPLLRLTGVLCPGCGGLRSAHAFAHGDLAAAFGSNALAVVGYFVFAGFMALWLVRAFRGGPAPRIVLRPAHSWAVGAVVLVFAVVRNLSFGSALAP, encoded by the coding sequence GTGAGCGGAGAGAATCAGCAGGTGGACGCCTCCAGCACCCCCGACGCCGTGCCCGGTCCGCAGACCGGGCCGGCCGCACCCGCGGTGCCCGCGGAGCGGGCGTCCCGGGCCAGGCGGCTCGCCGCCCCGGCGCTCTACCTGGCCGCGGCCGGCGCGGCGTTCGCGTACGTGGGCGCCGTGGACCCCAACGAGCCGGGCCACTACCCGGTCTGCCCGCTGCTGCGGCTGACGGGCGTCCTGTGCCCGGGCTGCGGCGGGCTGCGCAGCGCGCACGCGTTCGCGCACGGGGATCTGGCCGCTGCTTTCGGGTCGAATGCCCTCGCGGTCGTCGGCTACTTCGTCTTCGCGGGTTTCATGGCCCTGTGGCTGGTTCGCGCCTTCCGCGGCGGGCCGGCGCCGAGGATCGTCCTGCGTCCCGCCCACTCGTGGGCGGTGGGCGCGGTGGTACTGGTTTTCGCCGTTGTCCGAAATCTCTCTTTCGGGTCGGCACTGGCACCCTGA
- the trpC gene encoding indole-3-glycerol phosphate synthase TrpC, with amino-acid sequence MSVLDEIIEGVREDLAERQARVSLDELKERAAKAPQAKDGVAALRGDGVKVICEVKRSSPSKGALAAIADPAGLAADYEAGGAAVISVLTEQRRFGGSLADLEAVRARVDIPILRKDFIVTAYQLWEARAYGADLALLIVAALEQEALVSLIERAESIGLTPLVEVHDEEEVERAVAAGAKIIGVNARNLKDLKVDRSTFERVVGEIPPHIVKVAESGIRGPHDLIAYANEGADAVLVGESLVTGRDPKAAVADLVAAGAHPALRHGRS; translated from the coding sequence GTGAGTGTGCTCGACGAGATCATCGAAGGGGTCCGCGAAGACCTTGCCGAACGGCAGGCCCGCGTGAGCCTCGACGAGCTCAAGGAGCGTGCCGCCAAGGCGCCCCAGGCCAAGGACGGCGTCGCGGCCCTGCGCGGCGACGGCGTCAAGGTGATCTGCGAGGTCAAGCGCTCCAGCCCCTCCAAGGGCGCGCTGGCCGCGATCGCGGATCCGGCCGGGCTCGCCGCGGACTACGAGGCGGGCGGTGCGGCGGTCATCTCCGTCCTCACCGAGCAGCGCCGGTTCGGCGGCTCGCTGGCAGACCTGGAGGCCGTCCGCGCCCGCGTGGACATCCCGATCCTGCGCAAGGACTTCATCGTCACGGCGTACCAGCTGTGGGAGGCCCGCGCCTACGGCGCCGACCTCGCGCTGCTGATCGTCGCGGCCCTGGAGCAGGAGGCCCTCGTCTCCCTCATCGAGCGGGCCGAGTCCATCGGCCTCACCCCGCTCGTCGAGGTCCACGACGAGGAGGAGGTGGAGCGAGCGGTGGCCGCCGGCGCCAAGATCATCGGTGTCAACGCCCGCAACCTCAAGGACCTCAAGGTCGACCGTTCCACCTTCGAGCGCGTCGTCGGCGAGATCCCGCCCCACATCGTCAAGGTCGCCGAGTCCGGCATCCGCGGACCGCACGACCTGATCGCCTACGCGAACGAGGGCGCCGACGCCGTCCTCGTCGGGGAGTCCCTGGTCACCGGCCGCGACCCTAAGGCGGCCGTGGCCGACCTCGTCGCCGCCGGGGCCCACCCGGCCCTGCGCCACGGACGGAGCTGA
- the trpM gene encoding tryptophan biosynthesis modulator TrpM translates to MPTAYAPLARGCRPRGCRAPARRVHGRRVRYVIGSEPGQVNGMRWRRGDAP, encoded by the coding sequence GTGCCGACGGCGTACGCGCCCCTGGCGCGCGGCTGCCGCCCCCGCGGCTGCCGTGCCCCGGCCCGGCGCGTCCACGGGCGGCGGGTCCGGTACGTGATCGGCTCCGAGCCCGGCCAGGTCAACGGCATGCGATGGCGCCGCGGAGACGCGCCGTAA
- the trpB gene encoding tryptophan synthase subunit beta, translating into MSSEFFIPDPEGHVPNAEGYFGDFGGKFIPEALVAAVDEVAVEYEKAKGDPSFAAELNDLMVNYTGRPSALTEVPRFAEHAGGARIFLKREDLNHTGSHKINNVLGQALLTKRMGKTRVIAETGAGQHGVATATACALFGLECVIYMGEIDTQRQALNVARMRMLGAEVIAVKSGSRTLKDAINEAFRDWVANVDRTHYLFGTVAGPHPFPAMVRDFHRVIGVEARRQILERAGRLPDVVAACVGGGSNAIGLFHAFIPDAGVRLVGFEPAGHGVETGEHAATLTAGEPGILHGSRSYVLQDEEGQITEPYSISAGLDYPGIGPEHSYLKDAGRGEYRAVTDDAAMQALRLLSRTEGIIPAIESAHALAGALDLGRELGKDGLLVVNLSGRGDKDMDTAARYFGLYDGGTAEGESK; encoded by the coding sequence ATGTCCAGCGAGTTCTTCATCCCGGACCCGGAGGGTCACGTTCCCAACGCCGAGGGCTACTTCGGCGACTTCGGCGGCAAGTTCATCCCGGAGGCGCTCGTCGCCGCCGTGGACGAGGTCGCCGTCGAGTACGAGAAGGCCAAGGGCGACCCGTCCTTCGCGGCCGAGCTCAACGACCTCATGGTCAACTACACCGGCCGCCCCAGCGCCCTCACCGAGGTGCCGCGCTTCGCCGAGCACGCCGGCGGCGCGCGGATCTTCCTCAAGCGCGAGGACCTCAACCACACCGGCTCGCACAAGATCAACAACGTGCTGGGCCAGGCGCTGCTCACCAAGCGCATGGGCAAGACCCGCGTGATCGCCGAGACCGGCGCCGGCCAGCACGGCGTGGCCACCGCCACCGCCTGCGCCCTCTTCGGCCTCGAATGCGTCATCTACATGGGCGAGATCGACACCCAGCGCCAGGCGCTGAACGTCGCCCGCATGCGCATGCTGGGCGCCGAGGTCATCGCGGTGAAGTCCGGCTCGCGGACCCTGAAGGACGCCATCAACGAGGCGTTCCGCGACTGGGTCGCCAACGTGGACCGCACCCACTACCTCTTCGGCACGGTCGCCGGCCCGCACCCCTTCCCGGCGATGGTCCGCGACTTCCACCGGGTCATCGGCGTCGAGGCCCGCCGCCAGATCCTGGAGCGCGCCGGCCGGCTGCCCGACGTCGTCGCGGCCTGCGTCGGCGGCGGCTCCAACGCCATCGGCCTCTTCCACGCCTTCATCCCGGACGCCGGCGTCCGCCTGGTCGGCTTCGAACCCGCCGGGCACGGCGTCGAGACCGGCGAGCACGCGGCCACCCTCACCGCGGGCGAGCCCGGCATCCTGCACGGCTCCCGCTCCTACGTCCTGCAGGACGAGGAGGGCCAGATCACCGAGCCGTACTCCATCTCGGCCGGCCTGGACTACCCGGGCATCGGCCCGGAGCACTCCTACCTCAAGGACGCCGGCCGCGGCGAGTACCGCGCGGTCACCGACGACGCCGCGATGCAGGCCCTGCGCCTGCTCTCCCGTACGGAGGGCATCATCCCGGCGATCGAGTCGGCGCACGCCCTCGCGGGCGCCCTGGACCTGGGCAGGGAGCTGGGCAAGGACGGCCTGCTGGTCGTCAACCTGTCCGGCCGCGGCGACAAGGACATGGACACGGCGGCCCGCTACTTCGGGCTGTACGACGGCGGGACGGCCGAGGGGGAGTCGAAGTGA
- the trpA gene encoding tryptophan synthase subunit alpha: MSNGNIQLLSDTLAKAKSEDRAALVAYLPAGFPTVDGAIDAVKAVVAGGADVVEIGLPHSDPVLDGAIIQTADDIALRGGVKIADVLRTVREAHEATGAPILVMTYWNPIDRYGVERFTAELAAAGGAGCILPDLPVQESALWREHAEKHGLATVFVVAPSSKDARLATITAAGSGFVYAASLMGVTGTRESVGNQAQDLVRRTRATTELPVCVGLGVSNAVQAKEVAGFADGVIVGSAFVKLLLDAPDLPAGLDAVRALAGELAAGVRRS; this comes from the coding sequence GTGAGCAACGGCAACATCCAGCTGCTGAGCGACACGCTCGCCAAGGCGAAGTCCGAGGACCGCGCCGCGCTCGTCGCCTACCTGCCGGCGGGCTTCCCGACCGTCGACGGCGCCATCGACGCGGTCAAGGCCGTCGTCGCGGGCGGCGCGGACGTCGTCGAGATCGGCCTCCCGCACAGCGACCCGGTCCTCGACGGCGCCATCATCCAGACCGCCGACGACATCGCCCTGCGCGGCGGGGTCAAGATCGCCGACGTGCTCCGCACCGTGCGCGAGGCCCACGAGGCGACCGGCGCGCCGATCCTGGTGATGACGTACTGGAACCCGATCGACCGCTACGGCGTCGAGCGGTTCACGGCCGAGCTGGCGGCGGCGGGCGGCGCCGGCTGCATCCTGCCCGACCTGCCGGTCCAGGAGTCCGCGCTGTGGCGCGAGCACGCCGAGAAGCACGGTCTGGCGACCGTCTTCGTCGTGGCGCCGAGCAGCAAGGACGCGCGCCTGGCCACCATCACGGCGGCCGGCTCCGGCTTCGTCTACGCCGCCTCGCTGATGGGCGTCACCGGCACCCGCGAATCGGTCGGAAACCAGGCGCAGGACCTGGTGCGGCGCACCCGCGCCACCACCGAGCTCCCGGTCTGCGTCGGCCTCGGCGTCTCCAACGCCGTCCAGGCCAAGGAGGTGGCCGGCTTCGCCGACGGGGTGATCGTCGGTTCGGCCTTCGTGAAGCTGCTGCTGGACGCGCCGGACCTGCCGGCCGGGCTGGACGCCGTACGGGCGCTGGCGGGCGAGCTTGCGGCAGGCGTACGCAGGAGCTGA